In Larimichthys crocea isolate SSNF chromosome VI, L_crocea_2.0, whole genome shotgun sequence, one genomic interval encodes:
- the dusp7 gene encoding dual specificity protein phosphatase 7 codes for MKINHLWRGSVIVTMMMMSSKSVEWLQEELESGASSLLLLDCRPHELYESSHIESAINLAIPGLMLRRLKKGNLPIRSIIPNNEDKEKFVKRCKTDVVVLYDEATPERQESGLGSSVLGLLLQKLRDDGCKAFYLEGGFNKFQSEYPEHCETNLDCSCPSSSPPASVLGLGGLRISSDCSDGESDREPGSATESEGSPLPNNQPAFPVQILPYLYLGCAKDSTNLDVLSKYNIKYILNVTPNLPNMFEHEGDFKYKQIPISDHWSQNLSQFFPEAISFIDEARSKKCGILVHCLAGISRSVTVTVAYLMQKLNLSLNDAYDFVKRKKSNISPNFNFMGQLLDFERTLGLNSPCDNRSTSPPHDQLFFTTPTNHNVFQLDTLEST; via the exons ATGAAAATTAACCATCTGTGGAGAGGCTCTGTGATCGTgactatgatgatgatgtcgaGTAAGAGCGTGGagtggctgcaggaggagctggagtcCGGGGccagctctctgctgctgctggactgcaGACCCCATGAGCTGTACGAGTCCTCGCACATCGAGTCGGCCATCAACCTGGCCATCCCGGGCCTCATGCTCCGGAGGTTGAAGAAGGGTAACCTCCCAATCCGCTCCATTATCCCCAACAATGAGGACAAGGAGAAATTTGTCAAGCGGTGTAAGACGGATGTGGTGGTTCTTTACGACGAGGCGACCCCGGAGCGACAGGAGTCCGGGCTGGGGAGCTCCGTGCTGGGGCTGCTTCTGCAGAAACTGCGGGACGACGGGTGCAAGGCTTTTTATCTGGAGG GGGGCTTCAACAAGTTCCAGTCGGAGTACCCCGAGCACTGCGAGACCAATCTGGACTGCTCCTGTCCCAGCAGCTCCCCGCCAGCTTCTGTCCTCGGCCTGGGAGGACTCCGCATCAGCTCAGACTGTTCAGACGGGGAATCTGACCGCGAGCCAGGCAGCGCAACAGAGTCGGAGGGCAGTCCGCTCCCCAACAACCAGCCAGCGTTTCCCGTCCAGATCCTGCCGTATCTTTACCTGGGCTGTGCCAAAGACTCCACCAATCTGGATGTGCTAAGCAAGTACAATATCAAGTACATCCTCAACGTGACGCCCAACCTGCCCAACATGTTCGAGCACGAAGGGGACTTCAAGTACAAACAGATCCCCATCTCTGATCACTGGAGCCAGAACCTCTCTCAGTTTTTCCCTGAGGCCATTTCATTCATTG ACGAGGCGCGCTCCAAAAAGTGTGGCATCCTGGTGCACTGCCTGGCCGGGATCAGCCGGTCGGTGACCGTCACGGTGGCCTACCTGATGCAGAAGCTGAACCTGTCGCTTAACGACGCGTATGACTTCGTCAAGCGGAAAAAATCCAACATTTCCCCAAACTTCAATTTCATGGGCCAACTCCTGGACTTTGAGCGGACGCTGGGACTCAACAGCCCCTGCGACAACCGCTCGACCTCCCCGCCGCACGACCAGCTCTTCTTCACCACCCCGACCAATCACAACGTGTTTCAACTGGACACACTGGAGTCCACATGA